Proteins encoded together in one Planctomycetia bacterium window:
- a CDS encoding N-6 DNA methylase, translating into MSNDAFKDIEKLETDLWEAADNLRANSKLTSSDYFMPVLGVIFLRHAANRFDAAHRQIEADQASGKMPKRKVLPADYIARRSLYLPEKARYDSIMQQAAVSGADLPKLVTEAMTDIEAAFEPLIGVLPKDYGIFETKVLEDLMRLFNSEQIKQATGDVFGRIYEYFLAKFSIQKAHDNGEFFTPSAIVQTIVNVIEPDHGTVFDPACGSGGMFVQSSHFIEHEGGDTAKKVVFYGQEKNRDTIRIAKMNLAVHGLEGKIAEAITYYQDEHNLAGKCDFVMANPPFNVDLVDAERIKGDLRLPFGLPGVNKAKKVGNGNYLWISYFWSYLNDKGRAGFVMSSQASSAGHGEKEVRKKIIETGDVDVMISIRSNFFYTRTVPCELWHFDRNKPASRRDKVLMLDARNIYRKVTRKIYDFSPEQMQNLAAIVWLYRGQKDRYLKLIWDYFVRLGKEAVALRPAMDAYDEAYAACGEPLVEFAEKVRELGLPDAFDVALVEAITEANEAAKGSIADSDALMQGLAKYSKTHASPLPKDNKGLQTARKAFEPDAERMRGLIKQADLLWKLIVREAEAATDIAAKEEAGAVPFDRRALTRTLKAFEEARKALTEQLKAAAYVYRQIVWLQDRFPNAELQSVPGLVKVVDSKEIEAADWSLTPGRYVGVSPQEEDEEFDFEQTLQDIHIELADLNKEAAELAAKIQGNFEELGA; encoded by the coding sequence ATGAGTAACGACGCCTTCAAGGATATCGAGAAGCTCGAAACAGACCTATGGGAAGCTGCGGACAATCTCCGCGCCAACTCCAAGCTCACATCGAGCGACTACTTCATGCCGGTGCTGGGAGTCATCTTCCTGCGCCATGCAGCCAATCGGTTCGACGCGGCACACCGCCAGATCGAAGCGGATCAGGCCAGCGGTAAGATGCCCAAGCGCAAAGTCCTGCCTGCGGACTACATCGCGCGGCGCTCGCTCTACCTCCCCGAGAAAGCCCGCTACGACTCGATCATGCAGCAGGCCGCCGTCAGCGGTGCCGATCTGCCCAAGCTCGTGACCGAGGCCATGACCGACATCGAAGCCGCGTTCGAGCCGCTGATCGGGGTGCTGCCTAAGGACTACGGCATCTTCGAGACCAAGGTGCTCGAAGACCTGATGCGCCTCTTCAACAGCGAGCAAATCAAGCAGGCCACCGGCGACGTGTTCGGCCGCATCTACGAGTACTTTCTCGCCAAGTTCTCGATTCAGAAGGCCCACGACAACGGTGAGTTCTTCACGCCCTCCGCGATCGTCCAGACCATCGTCAACGTCATTGAGCCGGATCACGGAACGGTGTTCGACCCGGCGTGCGGCTCGGGCGGCATGTTCGTGCAGTCGAGCCACTTCATCGAGCACGAGGGCGGTGACACTGCAAAGAAGGTTGTTTTCTACGGCCAGGAGAAAAACCGCGACACCATCCGCATCGCCAAGATGAACCTCGCGGTGCACGGGCTGGAGGGAAAGATTGCCGAGGCCATTACCTACTATCAGGACGAGCACAACCTCGCCGGGAAGTGTGACTTCGTGATGGCGAACCCACCGTTCAACGTGGACCTTGTGGACGCCGAACGCATCAAGGGCGATCTGCGCCTGCCGTTCGGCCTGCCGGGCGTAAATAAGGCCAAGAAGGTCGGCAACGGTAACTATCTATGGATCTCCTACTTCTGGAGTTACCTGAACGATAAGGGGCGCGCCGGCTTCGTCATGTCATCGCAAGCTTCGAGCGCCGGGCACGGCGAGAAGGAGGTGCGCAAGAAGATCATCGAGACGGGCGACGTGGACGTGATGATCTCCATCCGCTCGAACTTCTTCTACACCCGCACCGTCCCCTGCGAGCTGTGGCACTTCGACCGGAATAAGCCCGCGTCCCGCCGCGACAAGGTGCTGATGCTCGACGCGCGCAACATCTACCGAAAGGTCACACGCAAGATCTACGACTTTTCCCCGGAGCAGATGCAGAACCTCGCGGCCATTGTGTGGTTGTATCGCGGTCAGAAGGATCGCTATCTCAAACTGATCTGGGATTACTTCGTGCGCCTTGGCAAGGAGGCGGTTGCCCTTCGGCCGGCGATGGACGCTTATGACGAAGCCTACGCAGCCTGCGGAGAACCGCTCGTCGAGTTTGCCGAAAAGGTCCGCGAACTCGGCCTGCCGGATGCATTCGACGTTGCGCTGGTCGAAGCCATTACTGAGGCCAACGAAGCGGCAAAGGGTTCGATAGCCGACAGCGATGCCTTGATGCAAGGCCTGGCGAAATACAGCAAGACCCACGCCAGTCCGCTGCCGAAGGACAACAAAGGCTTGCAAACCGCGCGCAAAGCCTTCGAGCCCGACGCTGAGCGCATGCGGGGGCTTATCAAGCAAGCAGACCTGCTGTGGAAACTGATCGTACGTGAAGCGGAGGCCGCTACCGACATTGCTGCCAAGGAGGAAGCCGGCGCCGTGCCATTCGATCGCCGCGCGCTCACGCGCACACTCAAGGCATTTGAGGAAGCACGCAAGGCGCTCACCGAACAGCTCAAGGCCGCCGCCTACGTGTACCGCCAGATCGTCTGGCTGCAGGACCGCTTTCCGAACGCCGAGCTGCAGTCGGTGCCGGGGCTGGTC